From Campylobacter upsaliensis, the proteins below share one genomic window:
- the purD gene encoding phosphoribosylamine--glycine ligase has protein sequence MKIMILGAGAREYSIALALKKERENLEFIFIPGNGASAKLGKNIDIKDMKELALYAKNEGVELCIVGSESFLEQGVVDEFLKLKLSIFGPTKNAAMLESSKAFMKEFLQRHKIKTARFINTSNLEKAKEFIDNLTPPIVVKADGLCAGKGVIIAKSREEATQVAAKMLSGESFGEAGRKIVVEEFLDGFELSIFALCDGEDFVLLPAAQDHKKLYDNDEGPNTGGMGAYAPSSLANKELLERVKDEIIKPTLKGMKEENNAFCGVLFVGLMVVKNEPFVLEFNVRFGDPECEVLMPLINNPLELFMAASEKRLKNFKLDLKDEVAVGVVCAGKNYPFKASPKSKIEILKIPENSHISYAGVSLEKDDLIADGGRILVCVGTGKTMQEAKKRAYELCENVNYEGKHFRKDIGYQVD, from the coding sequence ATGAAGATTATGATTTTAGGGGCGGGTGCTAGGGAGTATTCCATAGCTTTAGCCTTGAAAAAAGAGAGAGAAAATTTAGAATTTATTTTTATCCCCGGAAATGGTGCTAGTGCGAAACTTGGTAAAAATATTGACATTAAAGATATGAAGGAATTAGCTCTTTATGCGAAAAATGAGGGCGTAGAGCTTTGTATAGTAGGGAGTGAGAGCTTTTTAGAGCAGGGTGTTGTTGATGAGTTTTTAAAGCTTAAACTTAGCATTTTTGGACCGACAAAAAATGCGGCTATGCTTGAAAGCTCTAAGGCTTTTATGAAGGAATTCTTACAAAGGCACAAAATTAAAACGGCAAGATTTATCAATACAAGTAATTTGGAAAAGGCAAAAGAATTTATTGATAATTTGACGCCGCCCATTGTTGTGAAAGCGGATGGCTTATGTGCTGGTAAGGGTGTGATTATCGCTAAAAGCAGAGAAGAAGCTACGCAAGTCGCTGCTAAAATGTTAAGTGGAGAGAGCTTTGGAGAGGCTGGGCGTAAAATCGTAGTGGAGGAATTTTTAGACGGCTTTGAATTAAGCATTTTTGCTCTTTGTGATGGGGAGGATTTTGTGCTTTTACCTGCCGCACAAGACCATAAAAAATTGTATGATAATGATGAGGGTCCAAATACAGGCGGTATGGGGGCTTACGCTCCAAGCTCTTTGGCAAATAAGGAGCTTTTAGAGCGTGTGAAAGATGAGATTATCAAGCCGACACTTAAGGGTATGAAAGAGGAAAATAACGCCTTTTGTGGAGTGCTTTTTGTAGGACTTATGGTTGTGAAAAATGAGCCTTTTGTTTTGGAATTTAATGTGCGTTTTGGCGATCCTGAGTGTGAAGTTTTAATGCCTTTAATTAATAATCCGCTTGAGCTTTTTATGGCGGCAAGTGAAAAAAGACTTAAAAATTTCAAGCTTGATTTAAAAGATGAGGTGGCTGTGGGAGTCGTTTGTGCGGGGAAAAATTATCCTTTTAAAGCTTCACCAAAAAGCAAGATAGAAATTTTAAAAATACCTGAAAACTCACATATTTCTTATGCTGGTGTAAGTTTAGAAAAAGATGACTTAATCGCTGATGGGGGAAGAATTTTAGTGTGTGTTGGCACGGGTAAAACGATGCAAGAAGCAAAAAAAAGAGCTTATGAGCTTTGTGAAAATGTAAATTACGAGGGAAAGCATTTTAGAAAAGATATAGGTTATCAGGTGGATTAA